A single genomic interval of Lentimicrobium saccharophilum harbors:
- a CDS encoding site-specific DNA-methyltransferase, whose protein sequence is MEDRLDLASPDLVNENFEKLAALFPNCVTESAKGKAIDFDLLKQELNHTVVEGTKERYRLKWPGKREAIVTANLPTNKTLRPVREDSVNFDSTENLYIEGDNLEVLKLLQESYLGKIKMIYIDPPYNTGKDFVYKDNLNKDAAVELFESGQKDDYNQRLVVNPDSSGRYHSDWLSMMYPRLKLARNLLKENGLIFISIDENESHNLKKLCDEIFGESNFLTEIVWKNKTGGGAKSIGWIGLHEYILCYAKNLSKVEDISIPYSEKTASMYNKKDENYELRGPYATWPLDTTSMGDRPNLRFPILKDGIEIWPEKQWLWSKERVEIAQKNNQLLFNKQKDGSFKVRFKGYLKDENGYMRRGTPLSIFDGPYTQEGSRDFQELLPKSIFPFPKPVRLLTQLFSIRTNDEKPKGDIYLDFFAGSATSAHALMMNNAEDSEMRQFILVQLPEKTEENSDAYRSGYKTISEIGKARIRKAAKQIIDNLLSSVNEKKAELEKLTQGKLPMEGDPKVETLKAEIYKLQSALNNLDTGFRVYRLDSSNMQDVYYKPQDYNQKALDLFADNVKPDRTADDLLAQVMLDWGLPLSLKIEQATIIGKQVFKVAENSLYACFDIGIDEEFAHAIASDAPLRIVFRDNGFKDDTAKVNVKQLLKQLSPETEMKVI, encoded by the coding sequence ATGGAAGACAGATTAGACCTTGCTTCACCCGACCTGGTGAACGAAAACTTTGAAAAACTTGCTGCACTTTTTCCTAACTGTGTAACTGAAAGTGCCAAAGGCAAAGCCATTGATTTTGACTTGCTTAAGCAAGAACTTAATCATACAGTTGTAGAAGGGACTAAAGAACGATACCGCCTTAAATGGCCCGGAAAGCGGGAAGCCATTGTAACAGCCAATTTGCCTACCAATAAGACGTTGAGGCCGGTGAGAGAAGATTCCGTTAACTTCGATAGTACCGAAAACTTGTACATCGAAGGCGACAACCTTGAAGTACTTAAACTCCTGCAGGAAAGCTACCTGGGAAAGATAAAGATGATTTACATTGATCCACCTTACAATACAGGGAAGGATTTTGTGTATAAGGACAACTTGAATAAAGATGCTGCTGTTGAGTTATTTGAGAGCGGGCAGAAGGATGATTACAATCAACGACTTGTTGTAAATCCCGATTCTTCAGGTCGTTATCATTCTGACTGGCTAAGCATGATGTACCCTCGCTTGAAATTAGCAAGAAATTTGCTAAAGGAGAATGGCCTAATTTTTATTTCTATAGACGAAAATGAGTCACACAATTTAAAAAAACTGTGTGATGAAATTTTCGGTGAAAGTAATTTTTTAACAGAAATTGTTTGGAAGAATAAAACAGGAGGGGGTGCAAAATCTATTGGTTGGATTGGATTACATGAATACATTTTATGTTATGCAAAAAATTTGTCAAAAGTCGAGGATATTTCCATCCCATATTCTGAGAAGACTGCATCAATGTACAATAAAAAAGATGAAAATTATGAACTCAGAGGGCCTTATGCAACTTGGCCATTGGATACCACTAGTATGGGTGATAGGCCCAATTTGAGATTCCCGATTTTAAAAGATGGAATTGAAATTTGGCCAGAGAAACAATGGCTTTGGTCTAAAGAAAGAGTTGAAATTGCTCAAAAAAACAATCAACTCTTGTTTAACAAACAAAAGGATGGTTCTTTTAAAGTTAGATTCAAAGGATACTTGAAAGATGAAAATGGGTATATGCGCAGAGGGACTCCTCTTTCCATATTTGATGGTCCTTACACTCAAGAGGGATCTAGGGATTTTCAAGAGCTACTTCCGAAATCAATATTCCCCTTTCCGAAACCTGTTAGATTACTTACTCAGTTATTTAGCATTAGAACTAATGATGAAAAGCCAAAGGGAGATATCTATTTAGATTTTTTTGCAGGCTCAGCGACAAGTGCTCATGCATTAATGATGAATAATGCAGAGGATAGTGAAATGAGACAATTCATTTTAGTTCAACTTCCCGAAAAAACGGAAGAAAATAGTGATGCATATAGATCAGGCTACAAAACCATTTCTGAAATTGGTAAAGCACGTATCAGGAAAGCTGCCAAGCAAATAATAGACAATCTATTATCATCGGTTAATGAAAAGAAGGCAGAACTGGAAAAGTTGACACAAGGAAAACTACCCATGGAAGGAGACCCCAAAGTAGAGACCTTAAAAGCAGAGATTTACAAGTTACAATCTGCCTTAAATAACCTGGACACCGGTTTCCGGGTGTATCGGCTTGATTCCAGCAATATGCAGGATGTGTATTACAAACCCCAGGATTACAATCAAAAAGCCTTGGACCTTTTTGCCGATAATGTTAAGCCGGATAGAACGGCCGATGATTTATTGGCCCAGGTTATGCTGGATTGGGGTTTGCCACTCTCGCTAAAGATTGAGCAAGCAACTATTATCGGCAAGCAGGTATTTAAAGTGGCAGAAAACTCACTTTATGCTTGTTTTGACATCGGAATAGATGAAGAATTTGCCCACGCTATTGCCAGTGATGCTCCTTTGCGTATTGTTTTCAGAGATAATGGCTTTAAAGACGATACAGCAAAAGTGAATGTAAAGCAGCTATTGAAGCAACTTAGTCCGGAGACAGAAATGAAAGTGATATAA